The genomic window GTCGCCCGACGAGCGCACGCTCTACGTCGCCGAGACCACCACGGCGCGCTGCTGGTCGTTCCGGCTCTCCGCTCCCGGCCAGATCGCGTCGGCCAACGGGCCGTACCGGGGCGAGAAGGGCACCTGCCTGGTGGGGCTGGGCGGCTATCAGATGTTCGACTCGCTGGCCGTGGACTCCGAGGGCCACATCTGCGTGGCCACGCTGATCACCGGCGCCGTGAGCGACCTCTGGCCGGACGGCAGCCGGGTCGACCAGTACCGTCTGCCCGACATGATGGTCACCAACGTGTGCTTCGGCGGAGCCGCCCTCTCCACGGCCTTCGCCACGCTGTCGATGGGCGGCACGCTGGTGTCGTTCGAGTGGCCGCGGCCCGGCCTGCCGCTCGCCTATCTCAACCGCTAGCGCCGCCCGCGTCGTCGACCTGAGCGGCGGGCCCTGATCCCGCCGCCGGAGGAGGAGGCCATGCCTGGCACGGTGGGCTTCATCGGGCTCGGCAACATGGGGCGTCCCATGGCGCTCAATCTCAGCAAGCACGGCTTCACCCTGGTCGTGCACGACATCGACCCCGCCCGGGCCGAGCCGCTGCGCGAGCGAGGCGCGAAAGTGGAGCGCTCGGCCGAGCGCGTGGCCGCCGCGGCCGACCGCACGATCGTCATGGTGGAGACTACCGCCCAGGCCGAGGAGGTCATCGCCGGCGCCGAGGGCATCATCGGCGGCGCGCGGCCGGGGCACATCGTGGCGTGCATGAGCACGATCGATCCCTTCGTGGCCCGGCGCCTGGCCGCTCAGCTGGCGGGCCGGAGCATCGCGATGCTCGACGCGCCGGTGAGCGGCGGTACCACGCGGGCCGCCTCGGGGGAGCTGTCGATCATCGTCGGTGGACCGGCCGCCACGTTCGAGGCCTGTCGGGATCTGTTCCAC from Candidatus Methylomirabilota bacterium includes these protein-coding regions:
- a CDS encoding NAD(P)-dependent oxidoreductase — translated: MPGTVGFIGLGNMGRPMALNLSKHGFTLVVHDIDPARAEPLRERGAKVERSAERVAAAADRTIVMVETTAQAEEVIAGAEGIIGGARPGHIVACMSTIDPFVARRLAAQLAGRSIAMLDAPVSGGTTRAASGELSIIVGGPAATFEACRDLFHAMGANIFHVGGPGQGLAMKLVNNMLIQVNRVAVAEALVMGVKAGLDPQTIYDVIRVSTGTSHAFETGVPKILARDFTPGGTVDITYKDQELETAFAKQLGVPLLLANVTQQLYQMARAAGLNKEDGLAVIKVLEQLAGVRVAARKA